The Streptomyces achromogenes DNA segment GCGACGAGACGCACCTGCTCGTCCGTTCCCTGCGCACCGCCTTCGACGTCCTCGGCGGTCAGCCGCGCGGACTGGAGATCGTCTGCGCCAACCGCATCCCGCACGGCCGGGGCCTCGGCTCCTCGTCCGCCGCGATCTGCGCGGGCATCGTCGCCGCGCGCGCGGTGACCATAGGCGGTGAGAGCAGGCTCGACGACGCCGCCCTGCTCGAGCTCGCGACCGAGATCGAGGGCCACCCGGACAACGTCGCGGCCTGTCTGCTCGGCGGATTCACCCTGTCCTGGATGGAGGCCGGCGCCGCGCGCGCGATCAGGACGGAGCCCGCCGATTCCATCGTTCCGGTGGTTTTCGTGCCAGGGAAGCCGGTCCTCACCGAGACCGCGCGCGGACTGCTCCCGCGCTCCGTCCCGCACGTCGACGCCGCCGCCAACGCGGGCCGCGCCGCACTGCTCGTCGAGGCGCTCACCCGGCGCCCCGAACTGCTGCTGCCCGCCACCGAGGACCGTCTGCACCAGGAGTACCGCGCGCCGGCCATGCCGGAGAGCGCCGCACTGGTGGAGCGGCTGCGCGCCGACGGAATTCCGGCCGTCATCTCCGGCGCCGGACCCACCGTGATGGCACTGGCCGACGCGGGCACCGCCGACAAGATCGAATCCTCGGCAGGCGCGGACTGGGCCGCGAACCGCCTGGCCATGGACCTGCAGGGGGCGTGCGTGCTGCCTCTTGCGCCCTCCGGCGACATCTAAAAAGCGCACGGTTGCCGGATTTCGAGAGGGGGAATGTTTGTTGGATCCGGTAGTGTTAACCTCAAGTCTGCACCCGACCCCACCACGGCGAGGTGCTTCGTGTCCCGCTTCGGGACAGACATTCTTCCGGGAGCTCCCCAAGCCGCACTGCGTTCCGTACGTCGTACCTGGGCAGTACGCCGTGCAACGACGCTGAGCGGCCCGCAGATGGGGGTCCCCCCTCTGGGGGAGCTTCGGAATCGGTGCTACCACGCCACGTGACACTGGGTGTCACGGCTCGTCGCGGAAGCGCCATCACCAGCAAATTCTCTTCCGCCGCACAAGGCGGACCACCGCCCCGGCTTCGCCACAGCAAGGATCGAAGCCGGACAGCACAAACGGTCGCCGAGCCAGACAGGCCGACGTCCGCTCCAGGGAAGGACCCTTCGTGAGCGACACCACCGATCTGATGGGCGCACGTGTCGAGGAGACCGCTGCCGCGCCCGCCACGGACGCCTCCGCGCCTGCCACCGGTGCAGGCTCCCGGCGACGCCGCGGTACCGGCCTCGAGGGCATGGTGCTGGCCGAGCTGCAGCAGGTCGCATCCGGCCTCGGCATCAAGGGCACCGCGCGGATGCGCAAGAGCCAGCTGATCGAGGTCATCAAGGAGGCGCAGGCGGGAGGCGGCGCCCCGGCCAAGGCCGCGGACCCGGTCGCCGAGACCAAGCCCAAGCGCCGCGCCACCTCCAAGGCCCGCACCGGAGACGCCGCCGACAAGAAGGCGGACGCCGCTCCGGCCGAGGCCGCCGCCGAGAAGGCCGTGGCCCAGCAGCAGATCGAGATTCCGGGCCAGCCGGCCGGCGCCGACGCGCCCGCCGAGCGCCGTCGCCGTCGTGCCACCGCCGACGTCGGCAGCCCGGAGACGGTCGCCGCCGAGGCGAAGAGCGCGCCGAAGGCCGAGACGCCCGCGCCGGCGCAGACCGAGGCCCAGGCACAGCCCCAGGGCGACGCCAGGAGCGACGCCGACGGCGGCGAGGGCCGTCGCCGCGACCGCCGTGAGCGCGGCCGTGACCGTGGCGAGCGAGGTGACCGCGGTGACCGCGGTGACCGCCGCAAGGGCGACGACCAGCAGGGCGGCCAGCAGGGTCAGCAGCAGCGCGGCGGCCAGCAGGGCCAGCAGCAGGGCGGCGGCCGCCAGGACCGTCAGCAGCGCGACAACGGCCCGCAGGACGACGACGAGTTCGGCGACGGCCGGCGTGGCCGCCGCGGCCGCTACCGCGACCGCCGTGGCCGCCGCGGGCGCGACGAGATCGGCGCCCCCGAGCCGCAGCTCGCCGACGACGACGTGCTGATCCCCGTCGCGGGCATCCTGGACATCCTGGACAACTACGCGTTCATCCGGACCTCCGGCTACCTGCCGGGCCCGAACGACGTGTACGTCTCGCTCGCCCAGGTCCGCAAGAACGGTCTGCGCAAGGGCGACCACGTCACCGGCGCCGTCCGCCAGCCGAAGGACGGGGAGCGCCGCGAGAAGTTCAACGCGTTGGTCCGCCTGGACTCGCAGAACGGCATGGCGCCCGAATCCGGGCGCGGACGCCCCGAGTTCAACAAGCTGACGCCGCTCTACCCGCAGGACCGGCTCCGTCTGGAGACCGACCCGGGCGTTCTCACGACCCGCATCATCGACCTCGTCGCGCCGATCGGCAAGGGCCAGCGCGGCCTGATCGTGGCCCCGCCGAAGACCGGCAAGACCATGATCATGCAGGCGATCGCCAACGCGATCACGCACAACAACCCCGAGTGCCACCTGATGGTCGTCCTGGTCGACGAGCGTCCGGAAGAGGTCACCGACATGCAGCGGTCGGTCAAGGGCGAGGTCATCTCCTCGACCTTCGACCGTCCGGCCGAGGACCACACCACGGTCGCCGAGCTCGCCATCGAGCGCGCCAAGCGTCTGGTGGAGCTCGGCCACGACGTCGTCGTGCTGCTCGACTCGATCACGCGTCTGGGCCGTGCGTACAACCTCGCCGCCCCGGCCTCCGGCCGCATCCTGTCCGGTGGTGTCGACTCGACGGCCCTGTACCCGCCGAAGCGCTTCTTCGGTGCGGCCCGCAACATCGAGGACGGCGGCTCGCTGACCATCCTCGCCACCGCGCTGGTGGACACCGGGTCCCGCATGGACGAGGTGATCTTCGAGGAGTTCAAGGGCACCGGCAACGCCGAGCTCAAGCTCGACCGCAAGCTCGCCGACAAGCGCATCTTCCCGGCGGTGGACGTGGACGCGTCCGGCACCCGCAAGGAAGAGATCCTGCTCGGCAACGAGGAGCTCGCGGTCACCTGGAAGCTGCGCCGGGTGCTGCACGCGCTCGACCAGCAGCAGGCGATCGAGCTGCTCCTCGACAAGATGAAGCAGACGAAGTCGAACGGCGAGTTCCTGATGCAGATCCAGAAGACGACGCCGTCGCCGGGCAACAACAACGACTGAGTCGACGACGACTGAAGTCGACGACGACCGACGTCGACGACTGAAGTCGTAGCCCGCAGACATCGGATCAGGGCCGTCCCCGCACGCGGGGGCGGCCCTGATCCGCGCTTCACGGGCGGGATACGATCTCGCTCTTCTTCCACCATCCTGATCCCGAGGGGGGACTCGCGTGGGTACACCCATGTCCGGGGGCGGCGGCCGGCACAGACGCCGGATACGGATCGCCCTGCCCGTCGCCGCGGCGGGCCTGGCAGCGGCCGTCGCCGGCGCGCTGTTCCTGTCGTCCGCCCAGGCCGCCGAGGCGCCGCCGGCGCCCGCCACGGCCGCGACGAAGTCGGCCAAGGAGCTGCGGAAGCTGATCGACGTCGCGGTCAGCGGCGACGAGACGCCGGGGCAGGCCTCGAAGGCGTCCCTCAGCGGGAGCACGAGCGTCGGCGCCGCCAGGGTCGACCCG contains these protein-coding regions:
- the thrB gene encoding homoserine kinase encodes the protein MAGPAFRAAPVRVRVPATSANLGPGFDAFGLALGLYDDVVVRVADSGLHIDIAGEGSETLPRDETHLLVRSLRTAFDVLGGQPRGLEIVCANRIPHGRGLGSSSAAICAGIVAARAVTIGGESRLDDAALLELATEIEGHPDNVAACLLGGFTLSWMEAGAARAIRTEPADSIVPVVFVPGKPVLTETARGLLPRSVPHVDAAANAGRAALLVEALTRRPELLLPATEDRLHQEYRAPAMPESAALVERLRADGIPAVISGAGPTVMALADAGTADKIESSAGADWAANRLAMDLQGACVLPLAPSGDI
- the rho gene encoding transcription termination factor Rho, with the protein product MSDTTDLMGARVEETAAAPATDASAPATGAGSRRRRGTGLEGMVLAELQQVASGLGIKGTARMRKSQLIEVIKEAQAGGGAPAKAADPVAETKPKRRATSKARTGDAADKKADAAPAEAAAEKAVAQQQIEIPGQPAGADAPAERRRRRATADVGSPETVAAEAKSAPKAETPAPAQTEAQAQPQGDARSDADGGEGRRRDRRERGRDRGERGDRGDRGDRRKGDDQQGGQQGQQQRGGQQGQQQGGGRQDRQQRDNGPQDDDEFGDGRRGRRGRYRDRRGRRGRDEIGAPEPQLADDDVLIPVAGILDILDNYAFIRTSGYLPGPNDVYVSLAQVRKNGLRKGDHVTGAVRQPKDGERREKFNALVRLDSQNGMAPESGRGRPEFNKLTPLYPQDRLRLETDPGVLTTRIIDLVAPIGKGQRGLIVAPPKTGKTMIMQAIANAITHNNPECHLMVVLVDERPEEVTDMQRSVKGEVISSTFDRPAEDHTTVAELAIERAKRLVELGHDVVVLLDSITRLGRAYNLAAPASGRILSGGVDSTALYPPKRFFGAARNIEDGGSLTILATALVDTGSRMDEVIFEEFKGTGNAELKLDRKLADKRIFPAVDVDASGTRKEEILLGNEELAVTWKLRRVLHALDQQQAIELLLDKMKQTKSNGEFLMQIQKTTPSPGNNND